The Streptomyces sp. NBC_01439 genome contains the following window.
CGCTCGATGGCCTCCGGAACCTGGAAGGGGCACGAGTCCACGTGCTGCAGGAGCATGCCGCGCCCCGTCTCCGCCTCCTCGTCCGGCACCCTCCACCGGCCGGTGGTCCAGTTCTCCCCGTACGGGGGCATGTCGTCGCGCGTACAGGGGACCGGGCCCGTGCGGCGGTGCAGCGCCTCGATCCAGCCGTGCACGGCCTGACCGAGCTTGGCCGCGTCACCGTACTCGTCGGCCTTCGGCAGGTGCAGGGAGCGCAGCAGTGATTGCGCCGGGCACGCGGCGTGGTACCTGAGGTCGCTGATGGACACCTTGCGAAGCGGCAACCTACTTGAGGGCAGGGCCAATACCCCCGGGGAGCGGGGCACGGCGCCGCACCCGGTGAACTGCTTGCAATCGAAGCAGGCGGACCCGGGGCGCTCTGGGCCGCCCCTGACCACGCTCCTCACGTGGGCGTCACCGTGGGCCTCGTAGTACGCCCTGGCCTCCTTCGCCGTTCCGTCGAACTGAACGGTCCGTGATCCGTCACCCAGGCCGACCTCAATGATCCTGATTCTCGCGACGCGCCCTGGAGGTCCCTGAATCGCGAACTCCTCGTTCCAGCGACGCGGCCACGCCGCATCGGCCCCGAACGCCGCGGTGTACGCGGCGACCGCGATCTCGCCCCGGCTCGACGTGCGTGCGTCCCCGTGTCTGAGCCTCCGGTACTCGCGCACGGTGCCGTCGGCCGACTGGTAACGGCGCCACCATGCGTAGAGCTCCCAGCGCCGACCGTTGTCCTTGTGCACCGCCCAGTACGGCCGGACGGGCACGAAGGGGTCCGGACCCCGGCTCGTGTACTGCCGCACCGCGTGCTCCACGTAGATCCGGTGCCCCTCGTGCAGGGCGGGCTGGTGGCCGCACAGCGCGTCGAGCGCCTCCTCCACCGTGGAGCCGCTGAACTCGATCCGGTCCAGCACCGCACACACAGGACCCAGCGTGAAGGTCTCGTGCTCCTCCCGCGGAAGCTGCGACGGCACCCTTGCCCGAAGGCCCGGCCGGGCCTTCGCCGCGTCGCGGGACGGGCAGCCGTGCGCCTCGTCCGTTCCCCCTCCGGTGCCCGGCCCGATCCTGACCGGCCCCTCGTTCCCCGTCATCCATTGCGGCGCACGCCACGGCGCGTCGTCGGTCACGGCTTTCCCCTCCCGGTCGAAGCACGGAGATCCACCGGCCGTCGCTAACCCCGAGGCCGTGTCGCCGAGCGTAGCGCACAACTTTGGAACTCCTTGGAGGAGTTTGGAAATGAAAGGAATCGGCGGTAGAGTGCGCCCATGACGGCATCGCTGGAGGATCTCGAGGAACGCCTGTCGCGCCTTCGCGCCCTCCTGCGAGAGGCCAGACGGGCCCGCGACAACGTGGCCACCGCCCGCATCCGCACCGAGCTCCGCGAGGCGGAAGTCGCGTGGGAGCAGGCCTTGGACGCCGAGGAGGGGGAGGTGGCAGCTCCACCTGTCTCTTCACCCTCGCCACCACTCAGTGGAACCCCGGCACCCACCCCCACCGCTGGGACCGCATCCCGGTTCCGGCCCCAGACCCACGGAAGGCAGCCCACCCACGGCGCCGTCCCGGTCCGCGAGCAGGTACACCAAGCGCTCACCCTGCTCGGTGCTCCCGCGCCGCCGAAGCTGATCTCGTCCGTGTACGAGGCGTTCTTCACCGAACCGCTGATCGCGACGAAACTCGCTTCGCTCCGCCGCGACGAGGAGAGGTCCTTCAGCGCACAGGGCTACGCGCGCCCCTACTACATCTGCGCCGCCCTCGCCCACGACCGGCTCACCCCCGCCCGCGGTCTCCTCGCCGTGTCCGTCTGGCCCCTGGAACGGCGCATAGTCGGTCCGCTGAGTCCGCGCACCGACTTCCTGGTCCACGCCATCGGCACTGCCGAGCAGGTCCTGCGACTCGACGCCGCCGGCTATCCCGCCTCCGATGCTGCCCGCCAACTGCTGCGCCGTTTCGCGCTCAACATCCCCGGCGCGTACGACGACGAAGAGATCGACCCCGAGCGCGTGATCTCCGCGGCGCACACGGAGGCCTCGGTTCACCAGGAGGCGGACGATTCACTGCGCCGCGCGGCCGCCGACCGCGCGCGTGGCCAACTCGGCGACCTGCAGCAGCTCTTCGGGGCCCCGCCCATGCACGATGCCCTGCGCGGCTCGGCCGGCTTCACCACCTGACCGACTGCCGGATTCCTCCGGTACCGCCACAGAATTCCGCGTAAGAAGAGAAGATGCCTCCGCAGCACCCCTCTGCCCCCTCCCCGGGAAGGCTCGCCGTCCTCCGTGGACCGCGTCCCCCACAGGAGTACACGGCACGC
Protein-coding sequences here:
- a CDS encoding PD-(D/E)XK nuclease family protein; amino-acid sequence: MTDDAPWRAPQWMTGNEGPVRIGPGTGGGTDEAHGCPSRDAAKARPGLRARVPSQLPREEHETFTLGPVCAVLDRIEFSGSTVEEALDALCGHQPALHEGHRIYVEHAVRQYTSRGPDPFVPVRPYWAVHKDNGRRWELYAWWRRYQSADGTVREYRRLRHGDARTSSRGEIAVAAYTAAFGADAAWPRRWNEEFAIQGPPGRVARIRIIEVGLGDGSRTVQFDGTAKEARAYYEAHGDAHVRSVVRGGPERPGSACFDCKQFTGCGAVPRSPGVLALPSSRLPLRKVSISDLRYHAACPAQSLLRSLHLPKADEYGDAAKLGQAVHGWIEALHRRTGPVPCTRDDMPPYGENWTTGRWRVPDEEAETGRGMLLQHVDSCPFQVPEAIERVECEPTRVFHDTAAQALVVVKPDLLYQEDGSWIWRELKTTRTPHRIGKDLLDVYPQLALAVVLLARAELGGDPSGSRVELEVLRPDGSDPHVIDLMDAERLAKAEAVLRRYAGPWRSDRAWEAKPGGHCRQCPVSRWCPSAQTPADTAEAA